In the Gammaproteobacteria bacterium genome, one interval contains:
- the acpS gene encoding holo-ACP synthase, which yields MIYGVGMDLVEVARITTAHDRWGLRFALRLLTDIELPEWQCHPQPDRLLARRFAAKEAASKALGTGMRDGVSFRSISVGHDHLGKPLLEFHGEALALLRRRGIVAAHLSITDERQFAAAVVVLEAAT from the coding sequence GTGATCTATGGGGTAGGGATGGACCTGGTGGAGGTGGCCAGAATCACCACGGCTCATGACCGCTGGGGGCTGCGTTTCGCACTGCGCCTGCTGACGGATATCGAACTGCCCGAGTGGCAATGCCACCCCCAACCGGATCGCCTGCTGGCACGGCGTTTCGCCGCCAAGGAAGCGGCCAGCAAGGCCCTCGGTACCGGCATGCGGGACGGCGTGTCCTTTCGCTCCATCTCCGTCGGTCACGACCACCTGGGGAAACCATTGCTCGAGTTCCATGGCGAGGCCCTGGCCCTGCTCCGGCGACGGGGTATTGTCGCCGCCCACCTCAGCATCACCGATGAGCGTCAATTCGCGGCCGCCGTGGTGGTGCTCGAGGCCGCCACCTGA
- the pdxJ gene encoding pyridoxine 5'-phosphate synthase → MSTQTHPILLGVNIDHVATLREARGTRYPDPVMATHLAEHGGADAITLHLREDRRHIQERDVEIIRQTLLTRMNLEMAVDEGVMGVAERIRPEDCCLVPERRAELTTEGGLDVAGDPERIAGACARLAAAGIRVSLFIDPEPRQVEAARTAGAPVVELHTGRYADAPDNATRMEELRRIEAAVDLGAGLGLQVNAGHGLNYQNVGAVARIPQVRELNIGHAIIARALFGGIEEAVREMKRLMAEARGG, encoded by the coding sequence TTGAGCACACAGACCCACCCCATCCTCCTCGGCGTCAACATCGACCACGTAGCCACCCTGCGTGAGGCCCGGGGAACCCGTTACCCCGATCCGGTCATGGCTACCCACCTGGCCGAGCACGGTGGCGCCGATGCCATCACCCTGCATCTGCGGGAAGACCGCCGGCACATCCAGGAGAGGGATGTGGAGATCATCAGGCAGACGCTGCTGACACGCATGAATCTGGAGATGGCCGTCGATGAGGGGGTGATGGGGGTGGCCGAGCGTATCCGTCCCGAAGATTGCTGCCTCGTGCCCGAACGCCGCGCGGAACTCACTACCGAGGGTGGCCTGGACGTGGCTGGTGATCCGGAGCGTATCGCCGGGGCCTGCGCGCGTCTCGCGGCGGCCGGGATCCGGGTGTCGCTGTTCATCGATCCGGAGCCACGCCAGGTGGAGGCGGCCCGCACGGCCGGGGCGCCCGTGGTGGAATTGCATACCGGCCGCTACGCCGACGCCCCAGATAATGCCACACGCATGGAGGAACTTCGGCGTATCGAAGCGGCGGTGGACCTGGGTGCCGGACTGGGCCTGCAGGTCAATGCCGGCCATGGCCTCAATTATCAGAACGTGGGGGCCGTGGCGCGCATCCCCCAGGTGCGGGAACTCAACATTGGTCATGCCATCATCGCGCGGGCCCTGTTCGGCGGTATCGAAGAAGCGGTACGGGAGATGAAACGTCTCATGGCGGAGGCCCGAGGCGGGTGA